The Tolypothrix sp. PCC 7712 region TGATTTTGGCGGGAAATTGACAGCATTAATTCATAATGCTGGTTTATATGTGGGAACAACCACATCTTCTCAATCTCAAAGAGCGATTTTAGCTACTAATGATTCAACTAGATTATTAGGTACTGGTAAGTGGAATAGTTTTGATAAGTACGACTACTATCAGAATGTCTATCCTAAATGCTTGATTAGATGTGTCGAAAAAGCTATCAATTATATGGAAGACAAAAACGGCTATATAGTAGCAATCTCTTCTCCAGGATGTAACAATACTCAAACGCCAAGATTAGACTATGTCATGCCAGGTCAAGCTAAAGCAGTTGTTGAGTTTTTAGTGAGAAACTATGCTAAAGCACTTGCGCCGAGACAAATCACAGTCAATGTAGTTATTCCTGGTTTTGTGAAAACTGACGCGTGGGAATTTGCCACTGCTGATAGAGGTGGAGTAGATGGCAATGCTATGAAAAATAGAATTGAAAATACACCCATGCAACGTTGGGCTTCTGTGGAGGAAATTGGTGCAGCCGTAGCTTTTTTATGCTCTCCCCAAGCTGCATTTATTACTGGAGTCGCATTACCTGTTGATGGTGGTTTACATCTAAGTTGAGAATTTTTTGGCGATCGCACCGCTTACAATCTGTACAGCCCAGAGGATAAATAATTGTTAAGCGATCGCGGTATAACGGTTCATGAGAGTGGAAAAAACAGAGATAATTTGCACTTATGGGTGCTAAACATATCTACTGCCGTTCAATTAAACCGTTAAGTGAGGATACGGAAGTTTTTATGCGAGTAAATGCTATGGCAATGACTCTAGTGATGTCATTAACTGCGATGCAGAGTGCCTA contains the following coding sequences:
- a CDS encoding SDR family NAD(P)-dependent oxidoreductase; this encodes MISKLAIVTGGTRGIGWGISQHLAKNGYDLILGFNSNEEAASTAKAKLELNYGSKVCLIKGDVAEESTIEKIFQYVENDFGGKLTALIHNAGLYVGTTTSSQSQRAILATNDSTRLLGTGKWNSFDKYDYYQNVYPKCLIRCVEKAINYMEDKNGYIVAISSPGCNNTQTPRLDYVMPGQAKAVVEFLVRNYAKALAPRQITVNVVIPGFVKTDAWEFATADRGGVDGNAMKNRIENTPMQRWASVEEIGAAVAFLCSPQAAFITGVALPVDGGLHLS